In a genomic window of Streptomyces koelreuteriae:
- the paaB gene encoding 1,2-phenylacetyl-CoA epoxidase subunit PaaB, with protein MSAADKKDWPLYEVFVRGKRGLNHVHVGSLHAADDRMALTHARDLYTRRNEGVSIWVVLSGHITASTRDEKDPFFEPSADKVYRHPTFYDIPDDVPHI; from the coding sequence ATGAGCGCCGCCGACAAGAAGGACTGGCCGCTGTACGAGGTGTTCGTGCGCGGCAAGCGCGGCCTGAACCACGTCCACGTGGGCTCGCTGCACGCCGCCGACGACCGCATGGCCCTCACCCACGCCCGCGACCTCTACACGCGGCGCAACGAGGGCGTGAGCATCTGGGTGGTGCTCTCCGGGCACATCACCGCCTCCACCCGCGACGAGAAGGACCCGTTCTTCGAGCCCAGCGCCGACAAGGTCTACCGGCACCCGACCTTCTACGACATCCCCGACGACGTCCCGCACATCTGA
- the paaK gene encoding phenylacetate--CoA ligase PaaK produces MTGEPLPHDLLDDAERLTREQLRELQLDRLRRSLRHAYDNVETYRKKFDAAGVTPEDCRSLEDLARFPFTTKADLRDTYPFGMFAVPMDQVSRVHASSGTTGRPTVVGYTENDISMWADLVARSIRAAGGRPGHKVHISYGYGLFTGGLGAHYGAERAGCLVIPASGGMTARQVQIIQDFEPEIIMVTPSYMLTLLDEFERQGVDPRSTSLRVGIFGAEPWTEEMRREIEERMDLHAVDIYGLSEVIGPGVAQECVETKDGLHVWEDHFYPEVVDPITGEVLPEGEEGELVFTSLTKEALPVVRYRTRDLTRLLPGTARPAFRRIQKITGRCDDMIILRGVNVFPSQIEEIVLRTPGVAPHFQIQLTRRGRMDHMTVHVESRPGAAAEQREAAARAIAQDVKDGVGVTVDVEVVEPETLERSVGKLRRVKDLR; encoded by the coding sequence ATGACCGGTGAGCCGCTCCCCCACGACCTGCTGGACGACGCCGAGCGCCTCACTCGCGAGCAGCTGCGCGAGCTCCAGCTCGACCGGCTGCGCCGGAGCCTGCGGCATGCCTACGACAACGTGGAGACGTACCGGAAGAAGTTCGACGCCGCCGGGGTCACACCCGAGGACTGCCGGTCGCTGGAGGACCTGGCCCGGTTCCCCTTCACGACCAAGGCCGATCTGCGCGACACCTACCCCTTCGGCATGTTCGCCGTCCCCATGGACCAGGTCAGCCGCGTCCACGCCTCCAGCGGCACCACGGGCCGCCCCACGGTCGTCGGCTACACGGAGAACGACATCTCGATGTGGGCGGACCTCGTCGCCCGCTCGATCCGCGCCGCCGGCGGACGCCCGGGCCACAAGGTGCACATCTCCTACGGATACGGCCTGTTCACCGGGGGCCTCGGTGCGCACTACGGCGCCGAACGCGCCGGGTGTCTGGTGATCCCGGCCTCCGGGGGCATGACCGCACGCCAGGTGCAGATCATCCAGGACTTCGAGCCCGAGATCATCATGGTCACGCCGTCCTACATGCTGACGCTCCTCGACGAGTTCGAGCGCCAGGGCGTCGACCCGCGCTCCACGTCCCTGCGGGTGGGCATCTTCGGCGCCGAGCCCTGGACGGAGGAGATGCGCCGCGAGATCGAGGAGCGCATGGACCTCCACGCCGTCGACATATACGGGCTGTCCGAGGTGATCGGGCCGGGTGTCGCGCAGGAGTGTGTGGAGACCAAGGACGGGCTGCACGTGTGGGAGGACCACTTCTACCCGGAGGTCGTCGACCCGATCACGGGTGAGGTGCTGCCCGAGGGCGAGGAGGGCGAGCTGGTCTTCACGTCCCTGACCAAGGAGGCGCTGCCGGTCGTCCGCTACCGCACCCGCGACCTGACCCGCCTGCTGCCCGGCACAGCCCGGCCCGCCTTCCGCCGCATCCAGAAGATCACCGGCCGCTGCGACGACATGATCATCCTGCGCGGGGTGAACGTCTTCCCCAGCCAGATCGAGGAGATCGTCCTGCGCACGCCGGGTGTCGCCCCGCACTTCCAGATCCAGCTGACCCGGCGCGGTCGCATGGACCACATGACCGTCCATGTCGAGAGCCGCCCCGGCGCAGCTGCTGAGCAGCGCGAGGCCGCCGCCCGTGCGATCGCGCAGGACGTCAAGGATGGCGTCGGTGTCACCGTCGACGTGGAGGTCGTGGAACCGGAGACGCTGGAGCGGTCGGTGGGCAAGCTCCGGCGGGTGAAGGATCTGCGGTGA
- the paaI gene encoding hydroxyphenylacetyl-CoA thioesterase PaaI translates to MFAADRASHGLGVELLEQGEGTAVLRMTVTPAMVNGHGIAHGGYVFLLADSAFACACNSHGPVTVAAGADVTFVAPAYEGDVLVARAEERTRFGRSGLYDVSVLRGEEVIAEFRGRSRTIGSMSASTAASTAASTPARTTSKESR, encoded by the coding sequence ATGTTCGCCGCGGACCGGGCCTCACACGGGCTCGGTGTCGAGCTGCTGGAGCAGGGCGAGGGGACCGCCGTGCTCCGGATGACCGTGACCCCGGCCATGGTGAACGGACACGGGATCGCCCACGGGGGCTACGTCTTCCTCCTCGCCGACAGCGCCTTCGCCTGCGCTTGCAACAGCCACGGCCCGGTGACCGTAGCGGCCGGGGCCGACGTCACCTTCGTGGCCCCGGCGTACGAGGGAGACGTGCTCGTGGCGCGGGCCGAGGAACGCACCCGGTTCGGCCGCAGCGGCCTCTACGACGTGAGCGTGCTGCGGGGCGAGGAGGTCATCGCGGAGTTCCGGGGGCGCAGCCGCACCATCGGGAGCATGAGTGCGAGTACGGCAGCGAGTACGGCAGCGAGCACTCCCGCGCGTACGACGTCGAAGGAGTCGCGATGA
- the paaA gene encoding 1,2-phenylacetyl-CoA epoxidase subunit PaaA — MDTTRSSPAGTDGSEPVLQQHFDATIARDQRIEPRDWMPEGYRKTLIRQIAQHAHSEIIGMQPEGEWITRAPSLRRKAILFAKVQDEAGHGLYLYSAAETLGADRADLTERLIEGRQKYSSIFNYPTLSFADVGVIGWFVDGAAICNQVPLCRSSYGPYARAMVRICKEESFHQRQGYELLMTMMRGTAAQREMVQDAVDRWWWPSLMMFGPPDDASPNSAQSMAWKIKRHSNDELRQRFVDMTVPQADKLGVTLPDPELRWNEEREHHDFGTPDWDELMRVIKGDGPCNDQRTERRRTAHEEGTWVREAATAHAAKQAARAQKGAVA; from the coding sequence ATGGATACGACACGCTCCAGCCCCGCGGGGACGGACGGCTCCGAGCCGGTTCTCCAGCAGCACTTCGACGCGACGATCGCGCGGGACCAGCGGATCGAACCGCGCGACTGGATGCCGGAGGGCTACCGGAAGACACTGATCCGTCAGATCGCGCAGCATGCTCACTCGGAGATCATCGGCATGCAGCCGGAGGGCGAGTGGATCACGCGCGCGCCGTCGCTGCGCCGCAAGGCCATTCTGTTCGCCAAGGTCCAGGACGAGGCCGGGCACGGGCTGTATCTGTACTCGGCGGCGGAGACGCTCGGCGCGGACCGCGCGGATCTCACGGAGCGGCTCATCGAGGGCCGCCAGAAGTACTCGTCGATCTTCAACTACCCCACGCTGAGCTTCGCGGACGTCGGGGTGATCGGCTGGTTCGTGGACGGCGCCGCGATCTGCAACCAGGTGCCGCTGTGCAGGTCCTCGTACGGGCCGTACGCCCGCGCGATGGTGCGGATCTGCAAGGAGGAGTCGTTCCACCAGCGGCAGGGCTACGAGCTGCTGATGACGATGATGCGCGGCACCGCGGCACAGCGGGAGATGGTGCAGGACGCGGTGGACCGCTGGTGGTGGCCGTCCCTGATGATGTTCGGCCCGCCCGACGACGCCTCGCCCAACTCCGCGCAGTCGATGGCCTGGAAGATCAAGCGGCACAGCAACGACGAACTGCGGCAGCGTTTCGTCGACATGACCGTCCCGCAGGCCGACAAGCTCGGCGTCACGCTCCCGGACCCGGAGCTCCGCTGGAACGAAGAGCGGGAACACCACGACTTCGGCACCCCCGACTGGGACGAGCTGATGCGGGTCATCAAGGGCGACGGCCCGTGCAACGACCAGCGGACGGAGCGGCGCCGCACGGCCCACGAGGAGGGCACCTGGGTGCGCGAGGCGGCCACCGCCCACGCCGCCAAACAGGCGGCCCGCGCACAGAAGGGAGCGGTGGCATGA
- the paaE gene encoding 1,2-phenylacetyl-CoA epoxidase subunit PaaE, whose amino-acid sequence MDDLMEPAPAPAARARARRRPVFHPLRVAAVRPLCEDAAAVSFDIPAELAEEFTFEPGQSLTLRRDIDGRDERRSYSICSPAGTAPRIGVRVVPGGLFSSWLVRDVRPGDTVEVMAPTGAFTPDLTAPGHHVLIAAGSGITPMVSIAESVLAADSRSTVTLLYGNRRTGTVMFADELADLKDLHPTRFQLAHVLSREPREAEVLSGRLDADRLSALVDALVDVDSADHWWLCGPHGMVRAAQQVLTGLGVPADRVHQELFYADDEPVREVHHADTGPTGPVSQVTVTLDGRSTTSALPRERSILEGAQQTRPDLPFACKGGVCGTCRALVTDGKADMRRNFALEPAEVDAGYVLTCQSFPVSDALTVDFDT is encoded by the coding sequence ATGGACGACCTGATGGAGCCCGCCCCCGCCCCGGCGGCACGCGCGCGTGCCCGCCGACGTCCGGTCTTCCACCCCCTGCGGGTCGCCGCCGTGCGGCCGCTGTGCGAGGACGCGGCCGCCGTCAGCTTCGACATCCCGGCCGAACTCGCCGAAGAGTTCACCTTCGAGCCCGGCCAGTCGCTCACCCTGCGACGCGACATCGACGGCCGCGACGAGCGCCGCTCCTACTCGATCTGCTCACCCGCCGGCACCGCCCCGCGCATCGGCGTCCGGGTCGTACCGGGCGGCCTGTTCTCCTCCTGGCTGGTGCGCGACGTACGCCCCGGCGACACCGTCGAGGTGATGGCCCCCACCGGCGCCTTCACACCCGACCTCACCGCCCCCGGCCACCACGTCCTGATCGCCGCCGGCTCCGGAATCACGCCGATGGTCTCCATCGCCGAGTCCGTCCTGGCCGCCGACTCCCGCTCGACGGTCACCCTCCTCTACGGCAACCGCCGCACCGGCACCGTGATGTTCGCCGACGAGCTCGCCGACCTGAAGGACCTCCACCCGACGCGCTTCCAGCTCGCCCATGTCCTCTCCCGCGAGCCCCGCGAGGCCGAGGTGCTCTCCGGCCGCCTCGACGCCGACCGGCTGTCGGCCCTCGTCGACGCGCTGGTGGACGTGGACTCCGCCGACCACTGGTGGCTGTGCGGCCCGCACGGCATGGTCCGAGCCGCCCAGCAGGTCCTGACCGGCCTCGGCGTGCCCGCCGACCGCGTCCACCAAGAGCTGTTCTACGCCGACGACGAGCCCGTGCGCGAGGTCCACCACGCTGACACCGGCCCGACCGGCCCGGTCAGCCAGGTCACCGTCACCCTCGACGGCCGCTCCACCACCTCCGCCCTCCCCCGGGAACGGAGCATCCTCGAAGGCGCCCAGCAGACCCGCCCGGACCTGCCGTTCGCCTGCAAGGGCGGCGTCTGCGGCACCTGCCGCGCCCTGGTCACCGACGGCAAGGCCGACATGCGCCGCAACTTCGCCCTCGAACCGGCCGAGGTCGACGCCGGCTACGTCCTCACCTGCCAGTCGTTCCCGGTCTCCGACGCGCTGACGGTGGATTTCGACACCTGA
- the paaD gene encoding 1,2-phenylacetyl-CoA epoxidase subunit PaaD: protein MVTTLLDERRARRIAEQVPDPELPMLTLADLGVLRDVSLTPDGTVVASLTPTYSGCPAMAEMRAGVAARLRDAGYARVEIRTVLDPPWTSDWITPDGRRKLAEHGIAPPGAAPARNPGPVPLVLSPTRRSVPCPRCGFHDTEETSRFAATSCKSLWRCLACREPFEYVKEI, encoded by the coding sequence ATGGTGACGACACTCCTGGACGAGCGGCGGGCCCGGCGCATCGCCGAGCAGGTGCCCGACCCCGAGCTGCCCATGCTCACCCTGGCCGACCTCGGAGTGCTGCGCGACGTGTCCCTGACCCCGGACGGGACGGTGGTCGCGAGCCTCACCCCGACCTACTCGGGCTGCCCGGCGATGGCGGAGATGCGCGCCGGGGTCGCCGCCCGGCTGAGGGACGCGGGCTACGCGCGTGTGGAGATCCGCACCGTCCTCGACCCGCCCTGGACCAGCGACTGGATCACCCCGGACGGCCGGCGCAAGCTCGCCGAGCACGGCATCGCCCCGCCCGGGGCCGCGCCCGCGCGTAACCCCGGCCCAGTACCGCTCGTGCTGTCACCGACCCGCCGCTCGGTGCCCTGCCCGCGCTGCGGTTTCCACGACACCGAGGAGACCTCCCGCTTCGCCGCCACGTCCTGCAAGTCCCTGTGGCGCTGCCTCGCCTGCCGCGAGCCGTTCGAGTACGTCAAGGAGATCTGA
- the paaC gene encoding 1,2-phenylacetyl-CoA epoxidase subunit PaaC — protein MSDDHVYMTLAEGHEDDTRWAYGTGFEDPLHGVDTTVPDGVDAGELAALCVTLADDALVSAQRLAEWTTRAPELEEEVALANIGLDLLGQARLLYARAGQVDGTGRGEDAYAYFRDAGDFHNVRLAELPNGDFAFSTVRLLVFASWRLAYFERLTAHRDPVLAAIAAKGVKELAYHRQYAAEWVVRLGDGTEESHSRTRAALEQVAPYLGELFTAYDVRDEVVAVLRQVTEAAGLPMPVYRPLPGSGRTGEHTEHLAPLLAELQGIARAHPEATW, from the coding sequence ATGAGCGACGACCACGTCTACATGACCCTCGCCGAGGGACACGAGGACGACACCCGCTGGGCCTACGGCACCGGCTTCGAGGACCCGCTGCACGGCGTGGACACGACCGTGCCCGACGGTGTCGACGCCGGTGAACTGGCCGCCCTCTGCGTCACCCTGGCCGACGACGCCTTGGTCTCGGCGCAGCGGCTCGCCGAGTGGACCACCCGGGCCCCCGAGCTGGAGGAGGAGGTGGCCCTGGCCAACATCGGACTCGATCTGCTCGGCCAGGCCCGTCTGCTCTACGCCCGCGCCGGCCAGGTCGACGGCACCGGCCGCGGCGAGGACGCCTACGCCTACTTCCGGGACGCCGGCGACTTCCACAACGTACGCCTGGCCGAACTGCCCAACGGCGACTTCGCGTTCTCGACCGTACGGCTCCTGGTGTTCGCGAGCTGGCGCCTGGCGTACTTCGAGCGGCTCACCGCCCACCGGGACCCGGTGCTTGCGGCGATCGCCGCCAAGGGCGTGAAGGAGCTGGCGTACCACCGGCAGTACGCGGCCGAGTGGGTGGTCCGCCTCGGCGACGGCACCGAGGAGTCGCACAGCCGGACGCGCGCGGCGCTGGAACAGGTGGCACCGTATCTGGGCGAGCTGTTCACGGCGTACGACGTACGGGACGAGGTCGTCGCCGTCCTGCGCCAGGTCACCGAGGCGGCCGGACTGCCCATGCCCGTCTACCGGCCGCTGCCCGGCTCGGGCCGCACCGGCGAGCACACCGAGCATCTCGCCCCGCTGCTGGCCGAGTTGCAGGGCATCGCCCGCGCCCACCCGGAGGCGACATGGTGA